The following proteins come from a genomic window of Candidatus Manganitrophaceae bacterium:
- a CDS encoding sigma-54-dependent Fis family transcriptional regulator, with translation MSEAKGSVLIVDDDREMRKLIEEFLQEEGYDAESVASGDLAIRSLQVRPCDLLITDLRMEGLSGLELLKKVKAVNPQQTIIMITAFGTVESAIEVMKFGALDYIIKPFKLGKLIVVVEKAFEQIWLQKEVNRLRVEVSREYEFSKIIGKSKEIQAIFQLIKRVSDSTVNILITGESGTGKEMVAKAIHYNSPRKEAPFIPIDCASIPEMLLESELFGHVRGAFTDARFDKKGMFEEANGGTLFLDEIGEMPLGLQPKLLRVIQEKTVRRVGSTKISPIDIRIISATNLDLMEEVRAKRFRDDLFYRVNVLSIDLPPLRNRREDIPLLAGHFLKKYAALQNKEITGLTVSAIKILMKYGWPGNVRELENIIERGVTLSLREKISAEDFPPVITGGQGDQILIEQALARMSPLAEVEREYVYRILQLTGGNKMKAAKILQIDRHTLYKKLEDFRKQQEAEA, from the coding sequence ATGTCTGAAGCGAAGGGATCTGTCCTGATCGTAGATGATGATCGGGAGATGCGAAAACTGATTGAGGAATTCCTTCAGGAGGAAGGGTATGATGCGGAGTCTGTGGCCAGCGGAGATTTAGCAATACGTTCTCTCCAGGTCAGGCCCTGTGATCTTTTGATTACAGACCTCAGAATGGAAGGCCTTTCCGGCCTGGAGTTGCTCAAGAAGGTCAAGGCGGTTAACCCTCAGCAGACCATCATCATGATTACGGCCTTCGGGACCGTTGAGTCGGCCATCGAAGTAATGAAGTTCGGTGCACTTGATTACATTATTAAGCCTTTTAAGCTCGGGAAATTGATTGTTGTTGTTGAGAAGGCTTTTGAACAGATCTGGTTACAGAAGGAGGTCAACCGCCTCAGAGTAGAGGTAAGCCGGGAGTACGAATTTTCAAAAATTATCGGGAAGAGCAAAGAAATACAAGCCATATTCCAGTTGATCAAGCGGGTTTCCGACAGCACCGTGAACATTCTTATTACGGGGGAAAGCGGTACGGGAAAGGAGATGGTTGCCAAGGCGATTCACTATAACAGCCCCAGAAAAGAGGCGCCGTTTATCCCAATCGATTGCGCTTCGATCCCGGAGATGCTCTTGGAGAGTGAACTTTTCGGTCATGTCAGGGGGGCCTTTACCGACGCACGATTTGACAAGAAGGGAATGTTTGAAGAGGCCAATGGAGGGACGCTCTTTTTAGATGAGATTGGAGAAATGCCTTTGGGATTGCAGCCGAAGCTCCTGCGTGTTATTCAGGAAAAAACAGTTCGACGGGTGGGATCGACCAAGATAAGCCCCATTGACATCCGAATCATTTCCGCGACAAATCTTGACCTGATGGAAGAGGTCCGCGCGAAGCGGTTTCGTGACGACCTCTTCTACCGGGTGAATGTGCTAAGCATTGACCTTCCGCCATTGAGAAACCGCCGGGAAGACATTCCTTTGCTCGCCGGCCATTTTTTAAAAAAATATGCCGCATTACAAAACAAAGAGATCACCGGACTCACAGTGTCCGCAATCAAGATCCTCATGAAGTATGGCTGGCCAGGAAATGTCCGGGAACTCGAGAATATTATCGAGCGCGGCGTCACGCTCTCCCTGCGGGAGAAGATCAGCGCGGAAGATTTCCCCCCGGTAATTACAGGAGGGCAAGGAGACCAAATACTGATAGAGCAGGCCTTGGCCAGGATGTCTCCCTTGGCGGAAGTGGAAAGAGAGTATGTCTACCGGATTCTCCAGTTGACGGGCGGGAACAAGATGAAGGCGGCAAAGATCTTACAGATTGACCGGCATACTCTCTATAAGAAATTGGAAGACTTTCGTAAACAACAGGAGGCAGAGGCCTAA